In the Bacteroidota bacterium genome, one interval contains:
- the bshB1 gene encoding bacillithiol biosynthesis deacetylase BshB1: MNRLDILGIAAHPDDVELSCAGTFLAAKRSGKRTGILDLTLGELSTRGTLETRAQETAEASRILELDYRANLQFSDGNIPVDEDSIHAVIRQIRATRPSIVFCPHFSERHPDHEAAAELTHRAAFYSGLAKIETLGEDGKPQEPYRPLLVLHFMQTYVFEPKIIMDVTNVFDDRLRCVQAYGSQFGRGARGAALETNERETFLTQKGFYEWIEARARHYGMQIGAQFGEPFWCQGTPGVTNIFDIVTKRIA; encoded by the coding sequence ATGAACAGACTCGATATTCTTGGCATTGCAGCGCATCCGGACGATGTAGAACTCTCCTGTGCCGGCACATTCCTTGCCGCAAAACGCAGCGGGAAGCGAACGGGTATTCTGGACCTGACACTCGGCGAGCTTTCGACTCGCGGAACGCTCGAGACACGAGCGCAAGAAACCGCCGAAGCATCGCGTATTCTCGAACTCGATTATCGTGCGAATCTGCAATTCTCCGACGGCAATATTCCTGTTGACGAGGATTCCATTCATGCCGTGATTCGCCAGATTCGTGCGACGCGCCCGTCGATCGTGTTCTGTCCGCATTTCAGCGAGCGCCACCCCGATCATGAAGCGGCTGCCGAGTTGACGCACCGTGCCGCATTCTATTCCGGTCTGGCGAAAATCGAAACACTCGGTGAAGACGGCAAACCGCAGGAGCCGTATCGTCCGCTGCTTGTCCTGCATTTTATGCAGACATATGTCTTCGAACCGAAGATCATCATGGATGTCACGAATGTGTTCGACGATCGTCTGCGCTGCGTGCAGGCATACGGATCGCAGTTCGGCAGAGGAGCACGCGGCGCAGCGCTTGAAACAAACGAGCGCGAGACGTTTCTTACTCAAAAGGGCTTCTACGAATGGATCGAGGCCCGAGCCCGACACTATGGGATGCAGATCGGCGCGCAATTCGGCGAGCCGTTCTGGTGCCAGGGGACGCCGGGTGTTACGAATATCTTCGATATCGTGACGAAACGGATCGCATAG
- a CDS encoding amino acid permease yields MKHLKRALTLYPTTSIVVGSVVGSGIFVVPVSMAAELGSAATMLLVWVGTGILTLFGALTQCELIGQMPRTGGLYEYLREIYGDFIGFHYGWANLMIAGSGAIAAIALIFATYLGEFVSLPVLFGSLAEVPFHIPYLGDVFPFAHFTEKLIAAGLVVFLTYINVRGVKVGAMLQSISTTAKVVALLGICAVAFIAGSHVGSVSHWTSMAPKGTTLSSWTLLGAVATAVTKAFWAYDGWGNVAYIGGEVREPERTLPRAIILGTLVFTGLYLLLNLAYLYILPVAEIAAVPNQRVASAVVTAVLGAGGGGVIAALIMLSTFDTTNSTILTNARVYYAMSRDKLFVPAASSVHERYQTPSIALWLQGGWALCLLFSGSFDLLLDMYIFVNWGLYVLMALGVFILRVRQPNRDRSFKVPGYPFVPAVFVIFATSYLVVTLIKDIAAYNAGEQPIISSLAGVLLVLSGVPFYYYWKNKREVAAHDARS; encoded by the coding sequence ATGAAGCATCTGAAACGTGCACTGACGCTCTACCCGACGACGTCGATCGTTGTGGGTTCGGTCGTCGGCTCCGGCATATTTGTCGTGCCGGTATCGATGGCCGCCGAACTTGGAAGTGCAGCGACAATGCTGCTCGTCTGGGTCGGTACCGGGATCCTGACACTCTTCGGAGCGCTGACGCAGTGTGAACTCATCGGACAGATGCCCCGCACCGGCGGCCTCTACGAATATCTTCGTGAGATCTACGGCGATTTTATCGGCTTCCACTATGGGTGGGCGAACCTGATGATCGCCGGCTCGGGCGCGATCGCCGCGATAGCGTTGATCTTCGCAACATATCTCGGCGAGTTCGTCTCACTGCCTGTTCTCTTCGGCTCGCTTGCAGAAGTACCGTTCCATATTCCGTATCTCGGGGATGTGTTTCCCTTCGCACATTTCACCGAGAAGCTGATCGCTGCAGGCTTGGTCGTGTTTCTGACATATATCAACGTTCGGGGTGTGAAAGTCGGCGCGATGCTTCAGAGTATCTCGACAACTGCGAAGGTTGTCGCATTGCTTGGGATCTGCGCCGTTGCCTTCATTGCCGGGTCGCATGTAGGGTCGGTCTCGCATTGGACGAGCATGGCCCCGAAGGGAACGACACTTTCGTCGTGGACGCTGCTCGGGGCGGTTGCTACGGCGGTCACAAAAGCATTCTGGGCGTATGACGGCTGGGGGAACGTTGCCTATATCGGCGGCGAGGTGAGGGAGCCGGAACGGACACTGCCTCGGGCGATTATCCTCGGGACACTCGTCTTCACCGGATTATATCTTCTGCTGAATCTTGCATACCTCTATATTCTTCCGGTCGCAGAGATAGCGGCTGTTCCGAATCAACGCGTTGCCTCCGCAGTCGTAACCGCAGTGCTTGGCGCCGGTGGAGGAGGGGTGATTGCAGCGCTGATCATGCTTTCGACGTTCGATACGACGAATTCGACGATCCTGACGAATGCGCGCGTGTATTATGCCATGTCGCGCGATAAGCTCTTCGTCCCCGCTGCATCGTCGGTACACGAGCGGTATCAGACGCCGAGCATCGCGCTCTGGCTGCAAGGCGGATGGGCATTGTGCCTGCTCTTTAGCGGCTCGTTCGATTTGCTGCTCGATATGTACATCTTCGTCAATTGGGGACTCTATGTATTGATGGCGCTCGGCGTGTTTATCTTGCGCGTGCGTCAGCCCAATCGCGACCGTTCGTTCAAGGTACCCGGCTACCCATTCGTCCCGGCAGTCTTTGTGATCTTTGCAACTTCTTACCTCGTTGTGACACTCATCAAAGATATCGCCGCGTACAATGCGGGGGAACAGCCGATCATCAGCAGTCTTGCCGGTGTTTTGCTCGTCCTGAGCGGCGTGCCGTTCTACTATTATTGGAAGAACAAGCGCGAGGTAGCAGCGCATGACGCACGATCATAA
- a CDS encoding Ig-like domain-containing protein, producing MMRRLASLLLLLLVAGCAAIQPPPGGKEDKTPPKIEEVTPAPQSLNVSRTTKLHFQFQHNLDRSSFTNAITITPYMSGVVKYDWSGYDEVTVNFPDTLRANTTYIVTLTKELKTIRGGALTEPYQLVFSTGPAIDTGFIQGNILPAITTGAAVDLKNVSVFAYDISTISADTLHLDRVRPDYITQPTDKGVFEFRAMKPSHTYRMFAIVDEFRNRVFDPGIDAYGMPNSDVELRGAARYGVRIRMMPKADTSKPQLTDAEANDVYHIRARFSKALDSASVRAWNFTVSDSATGVRLPVAAAFRGNIEKAAGTVMLMLGTPMSKNAVYKLTALASVHDMAGNALDTGANVSWIRPLSARDTFAAPHFGGIPFPDSIRGVLPEFMQVLSFSDAVDTAAFEAGVRLFDSTNKPVTLQFTWLDGIRVRVETAQPLLPRALYRFEFKGTSVVPPSAVHATANKDTTIITHFFTAERTEYGTVSGSVTTADSSRSGASIVVRLISSDGAWNRTLALPAGTHNYVFDKVPKNRYRVQAWLTERPDRGYEGGTPIPLKFALPSGDYPDEIDVRPKWTLEHIDIQLQ from the coding sequence ATGATGCGACGCCTCGCATCGCTGCTGCTGTTGTTGCTGGTCGCCGGTTGCGCCGCGATCCAGCCGCCTCCCGGCGGAAAAGAGGACAAAACACCTCCGAAAATCGAAGAGGTTACGCCGGCGCCGCAGTCGCTCAACGTCTCGCGCACGACAAAACTCCACTTCCAGTTTCAGCACAATCTTGATCGTAGTTCGTTTACCAATGCGATTACGATCACGCCGTATATGAGCGGCGTCGTCAAGTACGATTGGTCGGGGTATGACGAAGTCACCGTGAATTTTCCGGACACGCTTCGTGCGAACACTACCTATATCGTGACACTGACAAAAGAACTGAAAACGATCCGAGGTGGCGCGCTGACAGAACCGTACCAGCTTGTATTCTCGACCGGTCCGGCCATCGACACAGGATTTATTCAGGGGAATATCCTCCCGGCGATCACAACAGGTGCAGCAGTTGACCTGAAGAATGTGTCGGTGTTCGCATACGATATCAGCACGATCTCGGCGGATACGCTGCATCTCGACCGCGTTCGACCCGATTATATTACCCAACCGACCGACAAGGGCGTCTTCGAATTTCGTGCGATGAAGCCATCGCACACGTACCGGATGTTTGCGATCGTCGATGAATTTCGCAATCGGGTCTTCGATCCGGGGATCGACGCCTATGGCATGCCGAATAGCGATGTAGAACTGCGGGGCGCCGCACGCTATGGTGTTCGCATTCGCATGATGCCGAAGGCAGATACGTCGAAGCCACAACTCACCGATGCCGAGGCCAACGATGTGTATCACATTCGGGCCCGATTCTCGAAAGCGCTTGACAGCGCCAGTGTGCGCGCTTGGAATTTCACTGTGTCAGACAGCGCAACTGGTGTGCGACTTCCGGTTGCCGCAGCATTCCGAGGAAATATCGAAAAGGCCGCGGGCACTGTGATGCTGATGCTCGGTACGCCGATGTCGAAGAACGCAGTGTACAAACTCACTGCGCTTGCCTCGGTGCATGACATGGCCGGCAATGCACTCGATACCGGTGCGAACGTCAGTTGGATTCGCCCCCTCTCGGCGCGCGATACATTTGCTGCTCCGCATTTCGGCGGTATTCCATTCCCGGACAGCATTCGAGGCGTGCTGCCGGAGTTCATGCAGGTGCTTAGTTTCAGCGACGCCGTTGATACCGCGGCGTTCGAAGCAGGTGTACGCTTGTTCGATTCGACAAATAAGCCCGTCACACTGCAATTCACCTGGCTTGATGGTATTCGCGTGCGTGTGGAAACAGCACAACCATTGTTGCCACGTGCGCTCTACCGGTTCGAGTTCAAGGGTACGTCTGTGGTGCCACCATCCGCGGTTCACGCAACGGCGAATAAAGATACCACGATCATCACGCACTTCTTCACCGCAGAGAGAACCGAATACGGAACGGTCAGTGGTTCGGTCACTACCGCCGATTCGTCACGATCGGGCGCGAGCATTGTTGTCCGGCTTATCTCGAGTGACGGAGCCTGGAACAGAACGCTCGCTCTGCCAGCCGGAACACACAACTATGTCTTCGACAAAGTCCCCAAAAATCGTTATCGAGTACAGGCATGGTTGACCGAACGTCCGGATAGGGGATACGAAGGCGGGACGCCGATCCCTCTTAAATTTGCATTGCCAAGCGGCGACTATCCCGATGAGATCGATGTGCGCCCGAAGTGGACACTCGAGCACATCGACATACAATTACAGTAA
- a CDS encoding GDP-mannose 4,6-dehydratase produces MKILVTGGAGFIGSHVSDAFIGAGHEVVILDDLSSGKLENVNANAEFVHGNIKDRGFVEDLCERSHFDIIDHHAAQIDVRKSVADPAADADTNILGSLNLMEAARKFGVKHFIFASTGGAIYGEQDYFPADEEHPTRPESPYGVAKRSVELYLEYERKAYGMRHTIFRYSNVYGPRQDPHGEAGVVAIFCNALIEGRQSYIFGDGKQTRDYVYVADVAAAHLAALHTLTTSNTYNIATGIETDVNTLFSVLNEHLCDAKATAEYAPARLGEQLRSVCDPAKAARELGWKPEVSLSEGLRRTADYFKQMLTA; encoded by the coding sequence TTGAAGATTCTCGTTACCGGCGGTGCCGGCTTCATCGGAAGCCATGTCAGCGATGCCTTTATCGGCGCCGGCCATGAGGTGGTGATTCTGGACGATCTCTCGAGCGGCAAGCTCGAGAATGTCAACGCGAATGCGGAGTTCGTCCATGGCAATATCAAAGATCGCGGATTCGTCGAAGACCTCTGCGAACGCTCCCACTTCGACATCATCGACCACCACGCCGCGCAAATCGACGTCCGCAAAAGTGTCGCCGACCCCGCCGCCGATGCCGATACCAATATCCTTGGTTCGCTCAACCTTATGGAAGCGGCTCGCAAATTCGGGGTGAAACACTTTATCTTCGCATCGACCGGCGGAGCCATCTATGGAGAACAAGATTATTTCCCGGCAGACGAAGAGCACCCGACCCGTCCCGAATCGCCGTACGGTGTGGCAAAACGCTCCGTAGAGTTATATCTCGAATATGAACGCAAAGCCTACGGAATGCGGCACACGATCTTCCGGTATTCCAATGTGTACGGACCCAGACAGGATCCTCATGGCGAAGCGGGCGTCGTGGCGATCTTCTGCAACGCACTGATCGAAGGCCGCCAAAGCTACATCTTCGGGGATGGAAAGCAAACCAGAGATTATGTCTATGTTGCGGACGTCGCAGCCGCACATCTCGCTGCGTTACATACGCTGACAACTTCGAATACGTATAACATTGCAACCGGGATCGAGACGGATGTCAACACACTGTTCTCGGTACTCAATGAACATCTCTGTGATGCGAAGGCAACGGCAGAGTATGCTCCGGCACGGCTCGGTGAGCAGTTGCGGAGTGTGTGCGATCCGGCGAAGGCTGCACGAGAACTCGGGTGGAAGCCGGAGGTGTCGCTTTCCGAAGGATTGCGCCGAACGGCTGACTATTTCAAGCAAATGTTAACGGCATGA
- a CDS encoding arginine--tRNA ligase, with protein sequence MDEQLQQLFLSAVKEIHPEFAGAIEFTVPQNSDHGDLATNIALQLAKPLKKAPRAVADEISARIRSTTGIGWLDTIEVAGPGFINIKFSQGQYSDSLRSILSAGPKYGRSTKYAGKTVNVEWVSANPTGNLHAGHGRQVCLGLAITNLLEAAGYTVVREYYFNNAGNQMRNLAISTRVRYLQELGESIELPENGYHGVEIIEIAKELIALHGEGYRTAELSAFQKFAEEANFSRIKKTLERLKVKHDVFFNEQSLYDSGKIANLIAELKAKGLAYDKDGAVWLKLSEMGMEQDRVIVKSTGEPTYRLPDIAYHCDKLSRGYDHIVDIFGADHIATIPDVLATVKALGYNPANVEVIIHQMVSFMNGGELVKFSKRSGGTYTLDELIDDVGVDAVKFFFNMRAVGSHLEFDLSLAKEQSEKNPVYYVQYAHARIASILRFAADQQIDTTKLAESNLDVLTHPSERELVKLLSQFPTLVVRAAEGSAPHHICEYLRTVAAGFHKFYHDCRIVGQPEPLQSARLALALAAKYVLAAGCTILGVSAPESM encoded by the coding sequence ATGGACGAACAACTACAACAACTGTTTCTTTCGGCCGTCAAAGAGATCCATCCGGAATTTGCCGGAGCCATCGAGTTCACCGTTCCGCAGAATAGCGACCACGGTGATCTCGCCACGAATATCGCGCTGCAACTCGCGAAGCCGCTGAAGAAGGCGCCGCGTGCCGTCGCCGACGAGATCTCCGCACGGATCCGGTCCACGACAGGTATCGGCTGGCTCGATACGATCGAAGTAGCCGGACCGGGGTTTATTAATATCAAATTCTCGCAGGGACAATATTCCGACAGTCTGCGCTCTATTCTAAGCGCCGGACCGAAGTACGGCCGCTCGACGAAGTATGCGGGCAAGACGGTCAACGTCGAATGGGTCAGCGCCAACCCGACCGGCAATCTGCATGCCGGACACGGCCGCCAAGTCTGCCTCGGACTTGCGATCACGAACCTGCTCGAAGCGGCCGGGTACACCGTCGTGCGCGAGTATTACTTTAACAACGCGGGCAACCAGATGCGAAACCTCGCAATCTCTACCCGTGTGCGGTATTTACAGGAGCTCGGCGAATCGATCGAGTTGCCCGAGAATGGGTATCATGGTGTCGAGATCATCGAGATCGCCAAAGAACTCATCGCGCTGCACGGCGAAGGCTACCGTACAGCCGAGCTTTCCGCATTCCAGAAATTTGCAGAAGAAGCGAATTTCAGTCGCATTAAAAAAACTCTCGAACGCCTGAAGGTCAAGCACGACGTCTTTTTCAACGAACAGTCGCTCTACGACAGCGGCAAGATCGCCAATCTTATTGCCGAGTTGAAGGCCAAAGGGCTTGCATACGATAAAGACGGAGCCGTGTGGCTCAAGCTTTCGGAAATGGGGATGGAGCAGGACCGCGTGATCGTCAAGTCCACCGGCGAACCGACATATCGCTTGCCGGATATCGCCTACCACTGCGACAAACTATCCCGCGGGTACGATCATATCGTCGATATTTTCGGCGCCGATCATATTGCGACGATCCCCGACGTTCTGGCGACGGTAAAAGCGCTTGGATACAACCCCGCGAACGTAGAAGTGATCATCCACCAGATGGTGTCGTTCATGAATGGCGGCGAGCTAGTGAAGTTCTCGAAACGATCGGGTGGGACGTACACGCTCGACGAACTGATCGACGACGTCGGCGTCGATGCCGTGAAGTTTTTCTTCAATATGCGCGCAGTGGGGTCGCATCTCGAGTTCGACCTCTCGCTTGCAAAGGAGCAATCGGAAAAGAATCCGGTGTACTACGTGCAGTATGCACATGCCCGTATCGCGAGCATCCTGCGTTTTGCCGCAGACCAGCAGATCGATACGACGAAGCTCGCCGAGAGTAACCTCGACGTCCTGACCCACCCGAGCGAACGCGAACTCGTGAAGTTGCTCTCGCAATTCCCCACGCTCGTCGTGCGGGCGGCCGAAGGGTCGGCTCCGCACCATATCTGCGAGTATCTACGTACGGTGGCGGCAGGATTCCATAAGTTTTATCATGATTGTCGTATCGTCGGCCAGCCCGAGCCGTTGCAGTCGGCGCGTCTTGCGCTCGCATTGGCAGCGAAGTATGTGCTCGCGGCCGGTTGTACGATCCTCGGCGTTTCCGCGCCCGAGAGCATGTAA
- a CDS encoding HlyC/CorC family transporter encodes MLPLSLEITLVVFSLAVYAVFSMVETSILTVRKSRLRKLIEDEHERQKVRDRAAAVLEIKSRPEEFLAFVQSATILAVVLAATFTSFIALDDLQALASSLLHTSSVISTAIGFAVAILALAPLLLTFGGLIPKSIALHGNVRFSLLFGLPVLRALPFAKPVTRLPVIIANVVLKPFKDSASFSESRISEEEFLVMLEEGTRTGVIDETENELIENIFDFREKTVREVMVPRTKIVAIDIESERETVIRRIVAEGYTRLPVYQDTLDTIVGVVYSKDVLALIEHPDLIILYDITRPVIFVPETKLISELLRELQLRKLHLAIVIDEFGGTAGIVTLEDIIEEIVGEIQDEYDEEQAVTIDAEHHSVTLSATLPVEDANAQIDDILDGFRIPEADEYDSVGGYVTKFFGHIPETNESFETDNVRLVVVKRTPKEVIQVRIERKPENT; translated from the coding sequence ATGCTACCCCTATCGCTTGAGATAACGCTTGTCGTGTTCTCACTTGCCGTCTATGCCGTCTTCTCGATGGTCGAGACGAGCATTCTCACGGTCCGCAAATCCCGACTGCGCAAACTGATCGAGGACGAGCATGAGCGCCAGAAGGTCCGCGACCGTGCGGCAGCGGTGCTCGAGATCAAATCGAGGCCGGAGGAATTTCTCGCCTTCGTCCAGAGCGCGACCATCCTTGCGGTAGTATTAGCTGCGACATTCACAAGCTTCATAGCGCTCGACGATCTGCAGGCGCTTGCCTCGTCGCTTCTGCATACGAGCAGCGTCATTTCGACGGCAATCGGGTTCGCCGTTGCAATCCTCGCGCTTGCACCGCTATTGCTGACGTTTGGCGGGCTCATCCCGAAGTCGATCGCGCTTCACGGCAACGTCCGCTTCTCCCTCCTGTTCGGTCTGCCTGTGCTCCGGGCGTTACCGTTCGCAAAACCGGTCACGAGACTGCCGGTCATCATTGCGAACGTCGTGCTCAAGCCGTTCAAGGATTCTGCGAGTTTTTCGGAGTCGCGTATTTCCGAAGAGGAATTCCTTGTCATGCTCGAAGAAGGCACGCGAACGGGCGTGATCGACGAAACGGAGAATGAGTTAATCGAAAACATTTTCGATTTCCGCGAGAAGACCGTTCGCGAGGTGATGGTCCCGCGCACGAAGATCGTCGCGATCGATATCGAAAGCGAACGTGAGACAGTAATCCGCAGGATCGTTGCCGAAGGCTATACCCGCCTGCCTGTCTATCAGGATACGCTCGATACGATCGTCGGTGTCGTGTATTCGAAAGATGTCCTGGCGCTCATCGAGCATCCGGACCTGATCATCCTCTACGACATAACTCGTCCGGTGATCTTCGTCCCCGAAACGAAGCTCATCTCCGAACTGCTGCGCGAACTACAGCTTCGCAAGCTCCACCTTGCCATCGTCATCGACGAATTCGGCGGCACGGCAGGCATCGTCACGCTCGAAGATATTATCGAAGAGATCGTCGGCGAGATCCAGGACGAGTACGACGAAGAACAGGCCGTTACCATCGATGCCGAACACCACAGCGTGACGCTTTCGGCGACGCTGCCGGTGGAGGATGCCAATGCGCAGATCGACGACATTCTGGACGGATTTCGTATCCCCGAAGCCGACGAATACGATTCGGTCGGCGGCTACGTCACCAAGTTCTTCGGGCATATCCCCGAGACCAACGAATCTTTTGAAACCGACAACGTACGACTGGTAGTTGTCAAACGTACACCCAAAGAGGTGATCCAGGTACGTATCGAGAGAAAGCCGGAAAATACTTGA
- a CDS encoding PD40 domain-containing protein codes for MNQLTADITNRSSRSLRCVPSGIGSLVVLCTILTFSLLSSPPSLRAQPKKDALDASRYGFELEQQSKYPEALFEYNKAIAADPKYPYPVARIGAMYQKLHNYKRAVQFFRRAIALDSTFDDYNYYNLGSSYKALHQLDSAVICYRMFLWRMTPLVPEDSAAVRDATFLIQYSEKSIELQKQPKNTSDPAKVAGDINSSYDDFAPTITADGSILYFTSRRPSTNARRFAETKDFGDDIFASKRDGNGNWGACIAMPAPVNSNDDEGAIGISPDGQTVYYSLCRRPDGFGDCDIYYSTLEGTNWSRPKNLGRDVNSQAWDAQPSISPDGNAMYFSSRRPGSIDGSEDIWVSYRNSDGSWGKPVNLGPTINTEYSERCPYIASDGVSLYFSSNGHPGYGGHDLFLTRKQPDGTWSDPINLGSPINSSGEDEFLTVPAQGKTVYFSSDRGGSAGLDIYQGILPPDLAPHPVTLVKGLVIEKQTGRPLGAKIELSDLVKDEPVGSYASNAITGLFYFPITAGRQYGITASAPRHAFYSQHYTVPDTASYTEITYKIELTSLDTNLIAETPTNTGKPTDTGKPTDTHKPSDTGNKTGDSSAEPITLNNIFFDFNKATIRNESITELRNLVKLLSENPKLKIEISGHTDSVGTAEYNRKLSQDRADAVREYLVSHGIAASRVIAKGYGSSRPVAPNDTEENRQKNRRTEFRILNRKRS; via the coding sequence TTGAACCAGCTTACCGCCGACATCACGAACCGCTCATCGCGGTCACTGCGCTGTGTACCATCCGGTATCGGCTCCCTCGTCGTTTTGTGTACGATACTAACGTTTTCTCTGCTTAGTTCGCCACCTTCGCTTCGGGCACAGCCAAAGAAAGATGCGCTCGATGCCAGCCGCTACGGCTTCGAACTGGAGCAGCAGAGCAAGTATCCCGAAGCGCTCTTCGAATACAACAAAGCGATTGCTGCCGATCCGAAGTACCCGTACCCCGTAGCCCGCATCGGTGCGATGTATCAGAAGCTGCACAATTACAAGCGCGCCGTACAGTTCTTCCGCCGTGCCATCGCCCTCGACTCGACCTTCGACGATTACAACTATTATAATCTCGGCTCGTCGTATAAAGCGCTTCACCAGCTCGATAGTGCGGTGATCTGTTATCGGATGTTCCTCTGGCGCATGACACCGCTCGTCCCCGAGGATTCGGCGGCGGTTCGCGATGCAACATTTCTCATCCAGTATTCCGAAAAGTCGATCGAGCTGCAAAAGCAGCCCAAGAATACCTCGGATCCTGCAAAAGTTGCCGGTGATATTAACTCGTCGTACGACGACTTTGCCCCGACCATCACCGCCGACGGCTCTATTCTTTACTTCACATCTCGCCGCCCGTCGACGAATGCGCGCCGATTTGCCGAGACGAAAGATTTCGGCGACGATATCTTTGCAAGCAAACGCGACGGCAATGGCAATTGGGGTGCGTGCATCGCGATGCCGGCGCCGGTCAACTCTAACGACGACGAAGGAGCGATCGGGATCAGCCCAGACGGACAAACGGTCTATTATTCGCTCTGTCGCCGCCCCGACGGTTTCGGTGATTGCGACATCTACTATAGCACACTCGAAGGCACGAACTGGAGCAGACCGAAGAACCTCGGACGCGACGTGAATTCGCAAGCATGGGATGCGCAGCCATCCATCTCACCGGACGGAAATGCGATGTACTTCAGCAGCCGCCGACCGGGATCGATCGACGGCTCGGAAGATATTTGGGTATCGTATCGCAACTCCGACGGTTCGTGGGGAAAGCCCGTGAATCTCGGACCGACCATCAACACCGAATACAGCGAGCGCTGCCCGTACATCGCGTCGGATGGCGTCAGCCTCTACTTCTCGTCGAACGGACATCCTGGGTACGGCGGGCACGATCTGTTTCTTACGCGCAAACAACCGGACGGCACCTGGAGCGACCCAATCAATCTCGGCTCGCCGATCAACTCGAGCGGCGAAGACGAATTCCTCACCGTCCCGGCGCAAGGCAAGACTGTGTACTTCTCGAGCGATCGCGGTGGCAGTGCGGGGCTCGATATTTATCAGGGGATTTTGCCGCCTGATCTGGCGCCGCATCCGGTGACGCTCGTCAAAGGCTTGGTCATCGAGAAACAAACCGGCCGGCCGCTCGGCGCAAAGATCGAACTCTCGGACCTCGTCAAAGACGAACCTGTCGGCTCGTATGCGTCGAATGCAATCACCGGGCTGTTCTACTTCCCGATTACGGCTGGCCGTCAGTATGGTATCACGGCAAGTGCACCGCGACATGCGTTCTATTCGCAGCATTATACCGTACCGGATACGGCATCGTACACCGAGATCACCTACAAAATCGAGTTGACGTCGCTTGACACCAATCTTATCGCAGAAACTCCCACGAACACCGGCAAGCCCACCGACACCGGGAAACCTACCGATACACATAAGCCAAGCGACACGGGCAACAAGACAGGCGATTCGAGCGCCGAGCCGATCACGCTCAATAATATCTTCTTCGACTTCAACAAAGCGACCATTCGCAACGAGTCGATCACCGAGTTGCGCAATCTGGTTAAGTTGCTCTCGGAAAATCCAAAGCTGAAGATCGAGATCTCCGGACATACCGACAGCGTCGGTACGGCAGAATACAACCGCAAGCTGTCGCAAGATCGTGCGGATGCCGTTCGCGAGTATCTTGTCTCGCACGGTATCGCAGCCTCGCGGGTAATTGCCAAAGGCTACGGCTCCAGCCGACCGGTCGCGCCGAACGACACCGAGGAGAACCGTCAGAAGAATCGTCGCACGGAATTCCGTATTCTCAATCGTAAACGTTCATAA
- a CDS encoding nicotinate-nucleotide adenylyltransferase — MRLGVFGGTFDPPHLGHLIVAEYARVSLQLDTILFIPADKNPLKENHTQSSADDRLAMTRLAIASNPAFELSEMELHRTGPSYTIDTIRELRATHAPDELVLIVGHDNLEQFPRWHQVEALVRECRVVVCKRTTEGEPIDEHLRSMVEELDSPIVELSSTMLRERVTRRESIRYMVPDAVIEYIETHALYR, encoded by the coding sequence ATGCGCCTCGGCGTTTTCGGTGGCACGTTCGATCCCCCGCATCTCGGGCATCTTATCGTGGCCGAATATGCCCGCGTGTCGCTACAGCTCGATACGATCCTCTTCATCCCGGCCGATAAGAATCCACTCAAAGAGAATCATACGCAGTCATCGGCGGACGATCGTCTCGCCATGACCCGCCTCGCAATCGCAAGTAACCCTGCGTTCGAGCTATCGGAGATGGAGTTACACCGTACAGGACCGTCATACACAATTGATACGATCCGCGAACTTCGAGCGACGCATGCCCCGGACGAACTCGTGTTGATTGTCGGTCATGATAACCTCGAACAATTTCCACGCTGGCATCAGGTCGAGGCGTTGGTCAGGGAATGTCGAGTCGTGGTGTGCAAACGCACGACCGAAGGCGAGCCGATCGACGAGCATCTGCGCAGTATGGTCGAAGAACTCGACTCCCCGATCGTCGAGCTTTCTTCGACGATGCTCCGCGAGCGGGTTACCCGCCGCGAAAGCATCCGGTATATGGTCCCGGATGCGGTGATCGAGTATATCGAAACGCACGCACTCTACCGCTAG